In a genomic window of Cardiocondyla obscurior isolate alpha-2009 linkage group LG08, Cobs3.1, whole genome shotgun sequence:
- the LOC139104769 gene encoding rhodopsin, producing MPLNLSAALPNDVSIFQERTSIYIFAAVMLGFIGLFGFVLNLLVIVTVAKNAKVLWTPNNVILVNLVVGDFLVAALGNPFALTSAIAGVWFWSHEVCLWYAWFMSTMGFASIGNLTVMALERFLLVTYPMRTLSLRCAYILAFLVWIYALFLSLPPFFNWGTYGPEAGNISCSVSWEIHDPETHNDSYIGFLFTFGFFLPVIIIISSYYGIIRTLKKRGKRIGKNKREKKVTKMVYLMILAFLIAWLPYAVLALATQYFNVQPSQIVSVLPALLAKSSICYNPIIYATMTVQFPNTWKKMFSINGNKQEHRSEQTR from the exons ATGCCGTTAAATCTGAGCGCCGCGTTACCGAACGACGTTTCCATTTTTCAGGAACGAACCAGTATCTATATCTTCGCGGCGGTCATGCTCGGCTTTATCGGCTTATTCGGCTTCGTTCTGAATCTGCTGGTTATAGTAACGGTcgcgaaaaacgcaaaagTATTGTGGACGCCTAATAACGTGATCCTCGTTAACTTGGTT GTTGGAGATTTCTTGGTAGCTGCGTTGGGAAACCCTTTCGCTCTAACATCGGCGATCGCAGGTGTATGGTTTTGGAGTCACGAAGTGTGCTTGTG GTACGCGTGGTTCATGAGCACCATGGGATTCGCTAGTATTGGTAATCTGACAGTGATGGCACTGGAGAGATTTCTACTAGTCACGTATCCGATGAGAACGTTATCACTAAG GTGTGCTTACATATTGGCGTTTCTAGTTTGGATATACGCGCTATTCTTATCGTTACCGCCGTTCTTTAACTGGGGAACCTACGGCCCGGAGGCGGGCAACATATCCTGCAGCGTGTCTTGGGAAATACACGACCCTGAAACGCACAACGACTCGTACATCGGATTTCTGTTCACCTTCGGATTCTTCCTGCCtgtgataataattatcagcAGTTACTACGGCATAATAAGGACActgaagaaaagaggaaaaagaatcg GGAAAAACAAACGGGAGAAGAAGGTTACTAAAATGGTATATTTAATGATTCTTGCGTTTCTAATTGCTTGGTTGCCCTACGCCGTACTAGCGCTCGCGACTCAATACTTCAAC GTGCAACCCTCTCAAATCGTGTCGGTGCTGCCGGCGCTTCTCGCAAAATCCTCCATCTGCTACAATCCGATAATATATGCGACTATGACTGTTCAGTTTCCTAACACTTGGAAGAAAATGTTTTCCATTAATGGAAATAAGCAGGAACACAGAAGCGAACAAACGAGATAA